Proteins encoded in a region of the Streptomyces sp. NBC_00513 genome:
- a CDS encoding serine protease: MKFAGALFEGNPEGRVDGDHFCTATVVHSPGRNLIVTAGHCLAPGKQGANGPIFAPAYAGTTAPLGAWRLEEVYEDERWTDDANDDYDLAFARLAPDSSGRNIEDVTGAAVLDTTGRTGEQVTVTGYPADRGVPRTCTAVAVREKAAEQRFDCADFPGGTSGSAWIARDGKIVGVLTGGDTDDVSTSTVLGEYAATLYRRATGTAPGTASTPGSAAAR, encoded by the coding sequence GTGAAGTTCGCCGGGGCGCTGTTCGAAGGCAACCCGGAAGGCCGTGTGGACGGCGACCACTTCTGCACGGCGACCGTCGTGCACAGCCCCGGACGGAACCTGATCGTCACCGCCGGGCACTGCCTGGCCCCCGGCAAACAGGGCGCGAACGGCCCGATATTCGCACCCGCGTACGCCGGCACCACGGCCCCGCTCGGTGCCTGGCGGCTCGAAGAGGTCTACGAGGACGAGCGCTGGACGGATGACGCGAACGACGACTACGACCTCGCCTTCGCCCGTCTCGCCCCCGACTCCTCCGGCCGCAACATCGAGGACGTCACCGGCGCGGCCGTCCTGGACACCACGGGCCGCACGGGCGAGCAGGTCACGGTGACCGGCTACCCGGCCGACCGCGGCGTGCCGCGCACCTGCACGGCGGTGGCGGTACGCGAGAAGGCGGCGGAGCAGCGGTTCGACTGCGCCGACTTCCCCGGGGGCACCAGCGGCAGCGCGTGGATCGCCCGCGACGGCAAGATCGTCGGCGTGCTGACGGGCGGCGACACGGACGACGTCTCGACGAGCACCGTCCTCGGGGAGTACGCGGCCACCCTCTACCGCCGCGCGACCGGGACCGCGCCCGGGACCGCGAGTACGCCCGGGAGCGCCGCGGCGCGGTGA
- a CDS encoding NUDIX hydrolase has protein sequence MRTPRQAARIVVLSPTGSVFLFRENNVEVGIHWLPPGGGIDPGESPEECVRRELREETGWTDLEPRRLLCTWEHDFTHQGIPVRQHEHIYVTSGPLRDPVPESPDAQWSWLSRDALAALGEPLWPPRLADLLADVSAEPVHLGLMV, from the coding sequence ATGAGAACTCCACGTCAGGCAGCGCGCATTGTGGTCCTGTCGCCCACGGGATCGGTATTTCTCTTTCGGGAGAACAACGTGGAAGTGGGCATCCACTGGCTTCCCCCCGGCGGGGGAATCGACCCCGGGGAAAGCCCCGAGGAATGTGTGCGGCGCGAGTTGCGCGAGGAGACCGGGTGGACCGATCTCGAACCTCGCCGGCTGCTCTGCACCTGGGAGCACGACTTCACCCACCAGGGCATCCCCGTCCGGCAGCACGAGCACATCTACGTCACCTCGGGCCCGCTGCGCGATCCCGTCCCGGAGTCGCCCGACGCCCAGTGGAGTTGGCTCTCGCGGGACGCGCTGGCGGCGCTCGGGGAGCCGCTGTGGCCGCCGCGGTTGGCGGACCTGCTGGCGGACGTGTCCGCCGAGCCGGTGCACCTCGGCCTGATGGTGTGA
- a CDS encoding amidohydrolase family protein, translating into METFPKIISVDDHTVEPPHVWRDRLPSKYHDVGPRVVRAPLKEMTFLGGKFAPVMGAKGDDGPVGDWWVYEDLHRPLTRLDTAVGYDRDEIKLEVITYEQMRPGSFAVPDRLADMDVNHVQSALCFPTFPRFCGQTFTEAKDRELGLLGVRAYNDWMVEEWCGPDAAGRLIPLTLVPLWDARLAAAEVRRNAARGVRAVAFSEIPPHLGLPSIHTDDWDPFLQACDETGTVIAMHIGSSSRMPSTSADAPPAVGSTITFANCCFSMVDWLMSGKFERFPNLKIMYAEGQIGWIPYILERANVVWEENRGWGGVADKVLRPPSELFAEHVFGCFFDDAFGLRNLDSIGVANVLYETDYPHSDSTWPKSREVGEAQMGHLAPDVVDRIVRGNAIDLLGLTPEGLWPGA; encoded by the coding sequence ATGGAGACCTTCCCGAAGATCATCTCGGTGGACGACCACACGGTGGAGCCCCCTCATGTCTGGCGGGACCGGCTCCCGTCCAAGTACCACGACGTCGGCCCGCGCGTCGTCCGCGCCCCCCTGAAGGAAATGACCTTCCTGGGCGGCAAGTTCGCCCCCGTCATGGGGGCGAAGGGCGACGACGGCCCGGTGGGCGACTGGTGGGTCTACGAAGACCTGCACCGCCCGCTCACCCGCCTCGACACCGCGGTCGGGTACGACCGCGACGAGATCAAACTGGAAGTCATCACCTACGAGCAGATGCGCCCGGGGTCCTTCGCGGTTCCCGACCGGCTCGCGGACATGGACGTCAACCACGTCCAGTCGGCCCTGTGTTTCCCCACTTTCCCGCGCTTTTGCGGGCAGACCTTCACCGAGGCCAAGGACCGGGAGCTCGGACTGCTCGGCGTCCGCGCCTACAACGACTGGATGGTGGAGGAGTGGTGCGGCCCCGACGCGGCGGGCCGGCTCATCCCCCTCACCCTCGTCCCCCTGTGGGACGCCCGACTCGCCGCGGCCGAGGTCCGCCGCAACGCGGCCCGGGGCGTGCGGGCCGTCGCCTTCTCGGAGATACCGCCCCACCTCGGGCTGCCGTCCATCCACACCGACGACTGGGACCCGTTCCTCCAGGCGTGCGACGAGACGGGCACGGTCATCGCCATGCACATCGGTTCCTCCTCGCGCATGCCCTCCACCTCCGCCGACGCCCCGCCGGCGGTCGGTTCGACCATCACCTTCGCCAACTGCTGCTTCTCGATGGTGGACTGGCTGATGAGCGGCAAGTTCGAACGCTTCCCCAACCTCAAGATCATGTACGCCGAGGGGCAGATCGGCTGGATCCCCTACATCCTGGAGCGCGCGAACGTGGTGTGGGAGGAGAACCGCGGCTGGGGCGGGGTCGCCGACAAGGTGCTGCGCCCGCCGTCGGAACTCTTCGCCGAGCACGTCTTCGGCTGCTTCTTCGACGACGCCTTCGGGCTGCGGAACCTGGACTCCATCGGTGTGGCCAACGTCCTCTATGAGACGGACTACCCGCACTCCGACTCCACCTGGCCCAAGTCCCGGGAGGTCGGCGAGGCCCAGATGGGACACCTCGCCCCCGACGTGGTCGACCGCATCGTCCGCGGCAACGCCATCGACCTGCTGGGCCTCACCCCGGAGGGTCTCTGGCCGGGCGCGTAG
- a CDS encoding alpha/beta hydrolase translates to MTDALVEDGFLILHGWQNQRPAGHWEHWLADRLTASGHAVDYPALPDPDHPDLEVWLAELRERLGALPGRRRTVVCHSLACVLWLHAAARGDVAVPVDRVLLVAPPSAGYLGRYPEVAAFAPPRVSSAQLYATAGYVRMVGGDDDPCCPEGAAAVFAEPLGLPVDVLAGQGHLGEDAGYGPWPSLLDWCVERDDDAPIRSRAR, encoded by the coding sequence ATGACCGACGCCTTGGTCGAGGACGGCTTCCTGATACTCCACGGTTGGCAGAACCAACGGCCCGCCGGCCACTGGGAACACTGGCTGGCCGACCGGCTCACGGCCTCGGGGCACGCCGTGGACTACCCGGCCCTTCCCGACCCGGACCATCCGGACCTGGAGGTGTGGCTGGCCGAGCTGCGCGAGCGGCTCGGCGCGCTGCCCGGTCGGCGGCGCACCGTCGTCTGCCACAGCCTGGCCTGCGTGCTGTGGCTCCACGCGGCGGCCCGGGGCGACGTGGCGGTCCCGGTCGACCGGGTGCTCCTCGTCGCCCCGCCGTCGGCGGGCTACCTGGGCCGGTACCCGGAGGTCGCCGCGTTCGCGCCGCCCCGGGTTTCGTCCGCGCAGCTGTACGCCACGGCCGGGTACGTCCGGATGGTCGGCGGCGACGACGACCCGTGCTGCCCGGAGGGCGCCGCCGCCGTCTTCGCCGAGCCGCTCGGCCTGCCGGTGGACGTCCTGGCCGGCCAGGGGCACCTGGGCGAGGACGCGGGATACGGCCCCTGGCCCTCGCTCCTCGACTGGTGCGTCGAGCGCGACGACGACGCTCCGATCCGGTCCCGCGCGCGGTGA
- a CDS encoding ABC transporter permease, whose protein sequence is MRARRLVPPRLSPRDVFHVGSAGLRSRPVRVFLSALGIAIGIATMIAVVGISSSSQAKLLRELDKLGTNMLVVTPGQSMFSGQDTKLPKDAPGMIGRIEGVESVGTTGDVKESVRRSENIPKEETGAIAVKAARDRLLDTLRARMAKGTWLNEATGRYPSVVLGDVSARRLGITEPGRQVFIGGRYFTVIGILEPIPLAPEIERSALVGWEAAERLLGFDGHPTAVYERSADDRVTAVRDLVGRTANPSSPSTVSVTDPSAALQAKAATEGAFSTLLLGLGGIALLVGGVGVANTMIISVLERRHEIGLRRSLGATKGQVRIQFVTESLLLSGLGGAAGIVLGGAATAVYARVGDLPWVVPLWAVTGGFASTLAIGTFAGLYPAVRAARLSPTLALQAG, encoded by the coding sequence ATGCGCGCGCGACGGCTCGTCCCGCCGCGGCTGAGCCCCCGCGACGTGTTCCACGTAGGTTCGGCGGGGCTGCGGTCGCGGCCCGTGCGCGTGTTCCTCTCTGCGCTCGGGATCGCCATCGGGATCGCGACGATGATCGCGGTCGTCGGGATCTCCTCGTCCAGCCAGGCCAAGCTGCTGCGGGAACTCGACAAGCTGGGTACGAACATGCTGGTCGTGACGCCGGGGCAGTCCATGTTCAGCGGGCAGGACACGAAACTGCCGAAGGACGCCCCGGGCATGATCGGCCGCATCGAGGGGGTCGAGTCGGTCGGTACGACGGGTGACGTGAAGGAGTCCGTACGCCGGTCGGAGAACATCCCGAAGGAGGAGACGGGAGCCATTGCCGTGAAGGCGGCCCGCGATCGGCTGCTCGACACGCTGCGCGCCCGGATGGCGAAGGGGACCTGGCTCAACGAGGCCACCGGCCGCTATCCCTCCGTCGTGCTCGGCGACGTCTCGGCGCGCCGGCTCGGCATCACGGAGCCGGGCCGGCAGGTCTTCATCGGCGGGCGGTACTTCACGGTGATCGGCATCCTGGAGCCGATCCCGCTGGCCCCCGAGATCGAACGCTCCGCGCTGGTCGGCTGGGAGGCGGCGGAGCGGCTGCTCGGCTTCGACGGCCACCCGACGGCCGTCTACGAACGCTCGGCGGACGACCGGGTCACCGCCGTCCGCGACCTCGTCGGCCGGACGGCCAACCCGTCGAGTCCCAGCACCGTTTCCGTCACCGATCCCTCCGCGGCGCTCCAGGCCAAGGCCGCCACGGAAGGGGCCTTCAGCACCCTCCTGCTCGGCCTGGGCGGCATCGCCCTGCTCGTGGGCGGGGTCGGGGTGGCCAACACGATGATCATCTCGGTGTTGGAGCGCCGCCACGAGATCGGCCTGCGCAGGTCGCTGGGTGCGACCAAGGGGCAGGTCCGGATCCAGTTCGTCACGGAGTCCCTGCTGCTGTCCGGACTCGGCGGCGCGGCGGGCATCGTCCTCGGCGGCGCGGCCACGGCCGTCTACGCCCGGGTCGGCGACCTGCCCTGGGTCGTCCCCCTCTGGGCCGTCACCGGCGGCTTCGCCTCCACCCTGGCCATCGGGACGTTCGCCGGCCTCTACCCGGCGGTCCGCGCCGCCCGCCTCTCCCCGACGCTGGCGTTGCAGGCGGGGTAG
- a CDS encoding BTAD domain-containing putative transcriptional regulator, with protein MDGVPAIPHQRNHPEAARTTTDAVDAPPETPSRTVAGSTAATAPRKTSPAGSATAPRAATGDTDRPRPTPCGNRFAVLGPIRAWRGPELLPSGSPQQRALLAVLLLRDGRTATAPELIDAIWGEDPPQQALATIRTYASRLRKVLDPGLLVTDAGGYAIRTPAGALDLGIARALAGDAEKARAGGDRALARTLLARALDLWDGEPLAGVPGPHADTERTRLAEWRLQLLETRLDLDLEVGQHAEAVSELTALTAAHPLRERLRELLMLALYRSGRQAEALAVYADTRRLLADELGVDPRPELSALQSRILSADAELALAEDPTPAAAPVLVRPAQLPATVPDFTGRAPFVTELGKILSGAEGQVMAVSALAGIGGVGKTTLAVHVAHAARPHFPDGQLYVDLQGTEPRPAEPVAVLGSFLRALGTPDTAIPDSPAERAALYRSTLDGRRVLVLLDNARDAAQVRPLLPGTAGCAALVTSRVRMSGLAGAHLVDLDVMSPEEALQLFTRIVGAERVGAERQAALDVVGACGFLPLAIRIAASRLAARRTWTVSVLAAKLADERRRLDELQAGDLAVKATFELGYGQLEPAQQRAFRLLGLADGPDISLAAAAAVLDLPEHDTEDLLEALVDCSLLESAAPGRYRFHDLVRLYARACAERDEQPPSGRDAALDRLLDFYLATAAGVYALERPGDRLPAHMAATHHPGLVFTEPRAALDWLFAEADPLLACVRQASVRTTGRGGLVDVLRRSVDLLWAAKDLTESGANSKQYESAAVALCEAAHAAGDPHAEGRARITLTIVHLVAGRFAEADGEASRATALAREAEDPLPNCWAPNDRGIIALYEGRHADGERFLLEAIENFRADGNFVGEASALCNLSRIHVMLGRLTSAIELAQQGIDIYDRMGLTLRLANGRYALGIALTQAGRLGEALAQLAEALTLFHDNRQPLWEGVTHFRLAEAHLAARRPTLAASHAEQAIALRGIGGEWRRATVLTVLGKALVRLGQTDRARVCWRDAETVFERLGSSELAEVRTLLASQVAA; from the coding sequence ATGGACGGCGTACCGGCCATCCCGCACCAGCGGAACCACCCCGAGGCAGCCCGGACCACCACGGACGCGGTCGACGCCCCGCCCGAAACCCCCTCCCGAACCGTCGCCGGGAGCACCGCCGCGACCGCCCCCCGGAAGACCTCGCCCGCCGGGAGCGCCACCGCCCCGAGGGCCGCCACAGGGGACACCGACCGGCCCCGACCCACCCCCTGCGGGAACCGCTTCGCCGTCCTCGGCCCCATCCGGGCCTGGCGCGGCCCCGAGTTGCTGCCCTCCGGCAGCCCCCAGCAGCGGGCCCTGCTCGCCGTCCTCCTGCTCCGCGACGGCCGCACCGCCACCGCGCCCGAGCTCATCGACGCCATCTGGGGCGAGGACCCCCCGCAGCAGGCCCTCGCCACCATCCGCACGTACGCCTCCCGCCTGCGCAAGGTCCTCGACCCCGGGTTGCTCGTCACCGACGCCGGCGGCTACGCCATCCGCACCCCCGCCGGAGCCCTGGACCTGGGCATCGCCCGCGCCCTGGCCGGCGACGCCGAGAAGGCCCGCGCCGGCGGGGACCGCGCCCTCGCCCGTACGCTCCTGGCCCGCGCCCTGGACCTGTGGGACGGGGAACCCCTCGCCGGGGTGCCGGGCCCGCACGCCGACACCGAGCGCACCCGGCTCGCCGAGTGGCGCCTCCAGCTGCTGGAGACGCGCCTGGACCTCGATCTGGAGGTCGGCCAGCACGCCGAGGCCGTCTCCGAGCTCACCGCCCTCACCGCCGCCCACCCCCTGCGGGAGCGGCTGCGCGAGCTGCTGATGCTCGCCCTCTACCGCAGCGGCCGGCAGGCCGAGGCCCTCGCCGTGTACGCCGACACCCGCCGGCTCCTGGCGGACGAGCTCGGCGTCGACCCCCGGCCCGAACTCTCCGCCCTCCAGAGCCGGATCCTGTCCGCGGACGCCGAACTCGCCCTCGCGGAGGACCCCACGCCGGCCGCCGCACCCGTCCTTGTGAGGCCGGCCCAATTGCCCGCGACCGTACCGGACTTCACCGGCCGCGCCCCGTTCGTCACCGAACTCGGCAAGATCCTGTCCGGAGCGGAGGGCCAGGTCATGGCCGTGTCCGCGCTCGCCGGCATCGGCGGCGTCGGCAAGACCACCCTGGCCGTGCACGTCGCGCACGCCGCCCGCCCGCACTTCCCCGACGGCCAGTTGTACGTGGACCTCCAGGGCACCGAACCGCGACCGGCCGAGCCCGTCGCCGTGCTCGGCTCCTTCCTGCGGGCCCTGGGCACCCCCGACACCGCCATCCCCGACTCCCCCGCCGAACGGGCCGCGCTGTACCGGTCCACCCTCGACGGCCGCCGCGTCCTGGTCCTGCTCGACAACGCCCGCGACGCCGCCCAGGTCCGCCCGCTGCTGCCGGGCACCGCGGGCTGCGCCGCGCTCGTCACCAGCCGGGTCCGGATGTCGGGCCTCGCCGGCGCCCACCTCGTCGACCTCGACGTGATGAGCCCGGAGGAGGCGCTCCAGCTCTTCACCCGAATCGTCGGCGCCGAACGGGTCGGCGCCGAACGGCAGGCCGCCCTCGACGTGGTCGGGGCCTGCGGCTTCCTGCCGCTGGCCATCCGCATCGCCGCGTCCCGGCTCGCCGCCCGCCGCACCTGGACGGTGTCCGTCCTCGCCGCCAAGCTCGCCGACGAGCGTCGCCGCCTCGACGAACTCCAGGCCGGGGACCTCGCCGTGAAGGCCACCTTCGAGCTGGGATACGGACAGTTGGAGCCGGCCCAGCAGCGGGCGTTCCGGCTCCTCGGGCTCGCCGACGGGCCCGACATCTCCCTCGCCGCGGCGGCGGCCGTGCTCGACCTGCCCGAGCACGACACCGAGGACCTCCTGGAGGCTTTAGTCGACTGCTCCCTCCTCGAATCCGCCGCACCCGGCCGCTACCGCTTCCACGACCTGGTCCGTCTCTACGCACGTGCCTGCGCGGAGCGCGACGAGCAGCCGCCGAGCGGGCGCGACGCCGCCCTCGACCGACTCCTGGACTTCTACCTGGCCACCGCCGCCGGGGTGTACGCCCTGGAGCGGCCCGGCGACCGGCTGCCCGCCCACATGGCCGCCACCCACCACCCCGGCCTGGTCTTCACCGAGCCGCGCGCCGCACTGGACTGGCTGTTCGCCGAGGCGGACCCGCTGTTGGCGTGCGTCCGACAGGCCTCCGTGCGCACCACCGGGCGCGGCGGCCTGGTCGACGTGCTGCGCCGCTCCGTGGACCTGCTGTGGGCGGCCAAGGACCTCACCGAGTCGGGGGCCAACTCCAAGCAGTACGAGTCGGCCGCCGTCGCCCTGTGCGAGGCCGCGCACGCCGCCGGTGACCCGCACGCCGAGGGGCGGGCGCGGATCACGCTCACCATCGTGCACCTGGTCGCGGGCCGGTTCGCCGAGGCCGACGGCGAGGCCAGCCGGGCCACGGCGCTGGCCCGCGAGGCCGAGGACCCGCTGCCGAACTGCTGGGCTCCCAACGACCGCGGCATCATCGCCCTGTACGAGGGCCGGCACGCGGACGGCGAACGGTTCCTGTTGGAGGCCATCGAGAACTTCCGGGCCGACGGGAACTTCGTCGGCGAGGCCAGCGCCCTGTGCAACCTGTCCCGGATCCATGTGATGCTGGGCCGGCTCACCAGCGCCATAGAGCTCGCACAACAGGGCATCGACATCTACGACCGGATGGGCCTGACCCTGCGGCTGGCCAACGGCCGGTACGCGCTGGGCATCGCGCTCACCCAGGCGGGCCGGCTGGGAGAAGCCCTGGCGCAGCTCGCGGAGGCGTTGACGCTCTTCCACGACAACCGGCAACCGCTGTGGGAGGGCGTGACGCACTTCCGGCTCGCCGAGGCCCATCTCGCCGCCCGCCGGCCCACGTTGGCGGCCTCGCACGCCGAGCAGGCCATCGCCCTGCGCGGGATCGGCGGCGAGTGGCGGCGGGCCACGGTGCTGACGGTGCTGGGCAAGGCGCTGGTGCGGTTGGGGCAGACGGACCGGGCGCGGGTGTGCTGGCGGGACGCCGAAACGGTCTTCGAGCGGCTCGGTTCCTCGGAACTGGCCGAAGTACGCACCCT
- a CDS encoding ABC transporter ATP-binding protein has product MTAHDTPDTPHDTPPATPTPTHDTTTRPWDRPGAPSADRRAAPPADPPADLLADRPATTVVELTGVTKEYPGGVAALRGVDLTVASGELLAIVGPSGSGKSTLLHIVGTLDRPTAGSVSIAGYDVATLSDRALSALRSRHVGFVFQSFHLVPGISARANVAEGLLYCGFSRAERGRRAAAALERVGLGDRMDHRPHELSGGQKQRVAIARAVAGEPDLLLADEPTGALDTASGESVMELLRELNRDGATIAVITHDQEIAASLPRQVRIRDGEIVADVWNPGPGQGAGQGADRNRSGAVT; this is encoded by the coding sequence ATGACCGCGCACGACACGCCCGACACCCCGCACGACACGCCCCCGGCCACACCCACACCCACGCACGACACGACGACACGCCCCTGGGACCGGCCCGGGGCTCCGTCCGCGGACCGACGCGCAGCCCCGCCCGCGGACCCGCCCGCGGACCTGCTCGCGGACCGGCCCGCCACGACCGTCGTGGAGCTCACCGGCGTCACCAAGGAGTACCCGGGCGGCGTCGCGGCCCTGCGCGGGGTCGACCTGACCGTCGCGAGCGGCGAACTCCTCGCCATCGTCGGCCCGTCGGGCTCCGGCAAGTCCACCCTGCTGCACATCGTCGGGACCCTGGACCGGCCGACCGCCGGCTCGGTCTCCATCGCCGGGTACGACGTCGCGACCCTGTCCGACCGGGCCCTGTCCGCGCTGCGCTCGCGTCATGTCGGCTTCGTCTTCCAGTCCTTCCACCTGGTACCGGGCATCAGCGCCCGGGCGAACGTCGCCGAGGGGCTGCTGTACTGCGGCTTCTCGCGGGCCGAGCGCGGCCGGCGGGCGGCTGCGGCCCTGGAGCGGGTCGGCCTCGGGGACCGGATGGACCACCGGCCCCACGAACTGTCCGGCGGGCAGAAGCAACGCGTCGCCATCGCCCGCGCGGTGGCGGGCGAACCGGATCTGCTGCTGGCGGACGAGCCGACCGGGGCGCTGGACACGGCGTCCGGGGAGTCGGTGATGGAGCTGTTGCGCGAACTGAACCGGGACGGTGCCACCATCGCCGTGATCACCCACGATCAGGAGATCGCCGCGAGCCTGCCCCGGCAGGTGCGGATCCGCGACGGCGAGATCGTCGCGGACGTGTGGAACCCCGGCCCGGGACAGGGCGCGGGACAGGGCGCGGACCGGAACCGGTCGGGGGCGGTCACATGA